A DNA window from Methylobacterium sp. NMS14P contains the following coding sequences:
- a CDS encoding GNAT family N-acetyltransferase has product MAVQALDGPAHTIRRLWPADRAAVLDYFLRLDPETRASRFMGNVSEAGVRAYAAQSLTAEGVMYGAFVGGVLRGLAELRPMGPGASRYALGPHAEAAFAVEQTFRRKGIGAALFARIARSARHRGVKDLHVRCLSGNGPMLRLAAKHGAALQHEGREIEGALHLARPTPFSLWYEGIAEAFDFTLAASFPERMPAGR; this is encoded by the coding sequence ATGGCGGTACAAGCCCTCGATGGGCCGGCCCACACCATCCGGCGTCTCTGGCCGGCGGACCGCGCGGCGGTCCTCGACTACTTCCTGCGGCTGGATCCGGAGACCCGGGCGAGCCGCTTCATGGGCAATGTCAGCGAGGCCGGAGTCCGGGCCTATGCCGCGCAGTCACTGACCGCGGAGGGCGTGATGTACGGCGCCTTCGTGGGCGGCGTGCTGCGCGGTCTCGCCGAGTTGCGGCCCATGGGGCCGGGCGCGTCCCGCTACGCCCTGGGGCCGCACGCGGAGGCGGCCTTCGCGGTCGAGCAGACCTTCCGCCGGAAGGGGATCGGTGCCGCCCTGTTCGCCCGGATCGCCCGCTCGGCGCGGCATCGCGGGGTCAAGGATCTCCACGTCCGCTGCCTGTCGGGCAACGGGCCGATGCTGCGGCTGGCGGCCAAGCACGGGGCGGCCCTGCAGCACGAGGGTCGCGAGATCGAGGGCGCCCTGCACCTCGCGCGTCCGACGCCGTTCTCGCTCTGGTACGAGGGGATCGCGGAAGCGTTCGACTTCACCCTGGCGGCGAGCTTCCCCGAGCGGATGCCGGCCGGGCGCTGA
- a CDS encoding ComF family protein codes for MTVLQAVATALRGLPRGVLSLVYPPTCAGCGGATADPGAFCPSCWSSLRLIEEPVCQRYGTPFAVDLGVGPLLSPRAIAEPPVFGRARAVALYDAVARRLVHRLKYEDRLDLAGVMARMMAASGRTLIAEAECLVPVPLHRGRLWRRRFNQSALLARAIAGSAGRPCVATALVRVRATRSQVGLSRAARAENLSGAFRVAVAEQHRVRGRRVLLVDDVMTTGATGNAAARALLRGGATSVDLLTFALVGDTAG; via the coding sequence ATGACGGTCCTCCAGGCCGTCGCCACGGCCCTGCGCGGCCTGCCGCGCGGGGTCCTCTCCCTGGTCTACCCGCCCACCTGCGCGGGCTGCGGCGGTGCCACCGCCGATCCGGGCGCCTTCTGCCCGTCCTGCTGGTCGAGCCTGCGCCTGATCGAGGAACCGGTGTGCCAGCGTTACGGCACGCCCTTCGCGGTCGACCTCGGGGTCGGCCCGCTCCTCTCGCCCCGCGCGATCGCGGAACCGCCGGTCTTCGGCCGCGCCCGGGCGGTCGCCCTCTACGATGCCGTCGCGCGGCGGCTCGTCCATCGTCTGAAATACGAGGACCGCCTCGATCTCGCCGGCGTCATGGCCCGGATGATGGCCGCGAGCGGCCGGACCCTGATCGCCGAGGCCGAGTGCCTCGTTCCGGTGCCGCTCCATCGCGGGCGCCTGTGGCGGCGGCGCTTCAACCAGTCCGCCCTGCTGGCGCGGGCGATCGCCGGTTCGGCGGGACGGCCGTGCGTCGCCACGGCCCTGGTACGCGTGCGCGCCACGCGGTCCCAGGTCGGCCTGAGCCGCGCGGCGCGGGCCGAGAACCTGAGCGGCGCCTTCCGGGTCGCGGTCGCCGAGCAGCACCGCGTCCGCGGACGGCGGGTTCTCCTCGTGGACGACGTCATGACCACCGGCGCCACCGGCAACGCGGCCGCACGGGCGCTCCTGCGCGGCGGGGCGACGTCCGTGGATCTCCTGACTTTCGCACTCGTCGGCGACACCGCCGGTTGA